A window of Phyllopteryx taeniolatus isolate TA_2022b chromosome 19, UOR_Ptae_1.2, whole genome shotgun sequence contains these coding sequences:
- the LOC133469152 gene encoding putative uncharacterized protein DDB_G0286901 isoform X1, giving the protein MAAGSLLVVLVYAVVIEKGICFPGWAKEGGSNAVHKKGVPDVSSNNVSLERVVELLDSLASVWKLHKPAQPANKEAFGDKTSHNVRNDQTSSKGHQNVSFSHDQRSYKLSTGQHNDFQVQESVNQNNTMSHNPQRESFQQVQESVAQNNTMSHNPQRESFQQVHQSVTQNNTMRESFQEVQKSVNQNNTMNHNPQRESFQQVQQSVTHNNTMSHNPQREYFQQVQMSVNQNNTMSESFQQVQEGVNQNNTMRESFQQVQQSVTQNNTMSHNPQRESIQQVQQSVNQNTMSHTPQRESFQQVQQSVTQNNTMSHIPQRESFQQVQESVTQNNTMAHNPQRESFQQVRESVTQNNTMAQNPQKESFQQVNQSVTQNNTMSHNPQRESFQQVQQSVTQNNTMSHNPQRESFQQVQQSVTQNNTMSHIPQRESFQQVQESVTQNNTMAHNPQRESFQQVGESVTQNNTMAQNPQKESFQQVNQSVTQNTLSHNPQRESFQQVQQSVNQNNTMSHTPQRESFQQVQESVTQNTLAHNPQESFQQVQQSVTQNNTMSNNPQRESFQQVQESVTQNNTMSHTPQKESFQQVQESVTQNNTMAHNPQESFQQVQESVTQNNTMAQKESFQQVHQSVTQNNTMRESFQQVHQSVTQNNTMRESFQEVQKSVNQNNTMNHNPQRESFQQVQQSVTHNNTMSHNPQRESFQQVQQSVTQNNTMSHIPQRESFQQVQQSVTQNNTMSHIPQRESFQQVQQSVNQNNTMSHTPQRESFQQVQESVTQNTMAHNPQKESFQQVQQSVTQNNTMSHTPQKESFQQVQESVTQNNTMAHNSQESFQQVQESVTQSNTMDHNPQKESFQQVQQSVNQNNMIRESFQQVQQSVTQNNTMSHNPQRESTQVQERVKQNAMSHNPQRVSIQQVQQSVNQNDRLADDSTDEGLIVNV; this is encoded by the exons ATGGCTGCTGGATCGCTCTTGGTTGTGCTGGTCTATGCTGTTGTCATagaaaaag gcaTTTGTTTTCCAGGTTGGGCTAAAGAAGGGGGGTCCAATGCTGTGCATAAAAAAGGTGTGCCAG ATGTGTCTTCCAACAATGTTTCACTTGAGAGAGTTGTTGAACTTCTTGATTCTTTGGCTTCTGTGTGGAAGCTGCATAAGCCAG CCCAACCTGCAAACAAAGAGGCATTTGGAGACAAAACAAGCCACAATGTGAGAAATGACCAAACGAGCAGCAAGGGCCACCAGAACGTTTCCTTCAGCCATGACCAGCGGAGCTACAAACTGAGCACGGGTCAGCATAATGACTTTCAAGTCCAGGAGAGTGTCAACCAGAACAACACAATGAGCCACAACCCCCAGAGGGAGTCTTTTCAACAAGTCCAGGAGAGTGTCGCCCAGAACAACACAATGAGCCACAACCCCCAGAGGGAGTCCTTTCAACAAGTCCATCAGAGTGTCACCCAGAACAACACAATGAGGGAGTCCTTTCAAGAAGTCCAGAAGAGTGTCAACCAGAACAACACTATGAACCACAACCCCCAGAGGGAGTCCTTTCAACAAGTCCAGCAGAGTGTCACCCATAACAACACTATGAGCCACAACCCCCAGAGGGAGTACTTTCAACAAGTCCAGATGAGTGTCAACCAGAACAACACGATGAGTGAGTCCTTTCAACAAGTCCAGGAGGGTGTCAACCAGAACAACACTATGAGGGAGTCCTTTCAACAAGTCCAGCAGAGTGTCACCCAGAACAACACAATGAGCCACAACCCCCAGAGGGAGTCCATTCAACAAGTCCAGCAGAGTGTcaaccagaacacaatgagccacACCCCCCAGAGGGAGTCCTTTCAACAAGTCCAGCAGAGTGTCACCCAGAACAACACAATGAGCCACATCCCCCAGAGGGAGTCCTTTCAACAAGTCCAGGAGAGTGTCACCCAGAACAACACAATGGCCCACAACCCCCAGAGGGAGTCCTTTCAACAAGTCAGGGAGAGTGTCACCCAGAACAACACAATGGCCCAGAACCCCCAGAAGGAGTCCTTTCAACAAGTCAATCAGAGTGTTACCCAGAACAACACAATGAGCCACAACCCCCAGAGGGAGTCCTTTCAACAAGTCCAGCAGAGTGTCACCCAGAACAACACAATGAGCCACAACCCCCAGAGGGAGTCCTTTCAACAAGTCCAGCAGAGTGTCACCCAGAACAACACAATGAGCCACATCCCCCAGAGGGAGTCCTTTCAACAAGTCCAGGAGAGTGTCACCCAGAACAACACAATGGCCCACAACCCCCAGAGGGAGTCCTTTCAACAAGTCGGGGAGAGTGTCACCCAGAACAACACAATGGCCCAGAACCCCCAGAAGGAGTCCTTTCAACAAGTCAATCAGAGTGTTACCCAGAACACACTGAGCCACAACCCCCAGAGAGAGTCCTTTCAACAAGTCCAGCAGAGTGTCAACCAGAACAACACAATGAGCCACACCCCCCAGAGGGAGTCCTTTCAACAAGTCCAGGAGAGTGTCACCCAGAACACACTGGCCCACAACCCCCAGGAGTCCTTTCAACAAGTCCAGCAGAGTGTCACCCAGaacaacacaatgagcaatAACCCCCAGAGGGAGTCCTTTCAGCAAGTCCAGGAGAGTGTCACCCAGAACAACACAATGAGCCACACCCCCCAGAAGGAGTCCTTTCAACAAGTCCAGGAGAGTGTCACCCAGAACAACACAATGGCCCACAACCCCCAGGAGTCCTTTCAACAAGTCCAGGAGAGTGTCACCCAGAACAACACAATGGCCCAGAAGGAGTCCTTTCAACAAGTCCATCAGAGTGTCACCCAGAACAACACAATGAGGGAGTCCTTTCAACAAGTCCATCAGAGTGTCACCCAGAACAACACAATGAGGGAGTCCTTTCAAGAAGTCCAGAAGAGTGTCAACCAGAACAACACTATGAACCACAACCCCCAGAGGGAGTCCTTTCAACAAGTCCAGCAGAGTGTCACCCATAACAACACTATGAGCCACAACCCCCAGAGGGAGTCCTTTCAACAAGTCCAGCAGAGTGTCACCCAGAACAACACAATGAGCCACATCCCCCAGAGGGAGTCCTTTCAACAAGTCCAGCAGAGTGTCACCCAGAACAACACAATGAGCCACATCCCCCAGAGGGAGTCCTTTCAACAAGTCCAGCAGAGTGTCAACCAGAACAACACAATGAGCCACACCCCCCAGAGGGAGTCCTTTCAACAAGTCCAGGAGAGTGTCACCCAGAACACAATGGCCCACAACCCCCAGAAGGAGTCCTTTCAACAAGTCCAGCAGAGTGTCACCCAGAACAACACAATGAGCCACACCCCCCAGAAGGAGTCCTTTCAACAAGTCCAGGAGAGTGTCACCCAGAACAATACAATGGCCCACAACTCCCAGGAGTCCTTTCAGCAAGTCCAGGAGAGTGTCACCCAGAGCAACACAATGGACCACAATCCCCAGAAGGAGTCCTTTCAACAAGTCCAGCAGAGTGTCAACCAGAACAACATGATCAGGGAGTCCTTTCAACAAGTCCAGCAGAGTGTCACCCAGAACAACACAATGAGCCACAACCCCCAGAGGGAGTCCACTCAAGTCCAGGAGCGTGTCAAACAGAACGCAATGAGTCACAACCCTCAGAGGGTGTCCATTCAACAAGTCCAGCAGAGTGTCAACCAGAATGACAGATTGGCTGATGACTCAACAGATGAGGGGTTGATTGTGAATGTTTGA
- the LOC133469152 gene encoding putative uncharacterized protein DDB_G0286901 isoform X3 gives MAAGSLLVVLVYAVVIEKGICFPGWAKEGGSNAVHKKGVPDVSSNNVSLERVVELLDSLASVWKLHKPAQPANKEAFGDKTSHNVRNDQTSSKGHQNVSFSHDQRSYKLSTGQHNDFQVQESVNQNNTMSHNPQRESFQQVQESVAQNNTMSHNPQRESFQQVHQSVTQNNTMRESFQEVQKSVNQNNTMNHNPQRESFQQVQQSVTHNNTMSHNPQREYFQQVQMSVNQNNTMSESFQQVQEGVNQNNTMRESFQQVQQSVTQNNTMSHNPQRESIQQVQQSVNQNTMSHTPQRESFQQVQQSVTQNNTMSHIPQRESFQQVQESVTQNNTMAHNPQRESFQQVRESVTQNNTMAQNPQKESFQQVNQSVTQNNTMSHNPQRESFQQVQQSVTQNNTMSHNPQRESFQQVQQSVTQNNTMSHIPQRESFQQVQESVTQNNTMAHNPQRESFQQVGESVTQNNTMAQNPQKESFQQVNQSVTQNTLSHNPQRESFQQVQQSVNQNNTMSHTPQRESFQQVQESVTQNTLAHNPQESFQQVQQSVTQNNTMSNNPQRESFQQVQESVTQNNTMSHTPQKESFQQVQESVTQNNTMAQKESFQQVHQSVTQNNTMRESFQQVHQSVTQNNTMRESFQEVQKSVNQNNTMNHNPQRESFQQVQQSVTHNNTMSHNPQRESFQQVQQSVTQNNTMSHIPQRESFQQVQQSVTQNNTMSHIPQRESFQQVQQSVNQNNTMSHTPQRESFQQVQESVTQNTMAHNPQKESFQQVQQSVTQNNTMSHTPQKESFQQVQESVTQNNTMAHNSQESFQQVQESVTQSNTMDHNPQKESFQQVQQSVNQNNMIRESFQQVQQSVTQNNTMSHNPQRESTQVQERVKQNAMSHNPQRVSIQQVQQSVNQNDRLADDSTDEGLIVNV, from the exons ATGGCTGCTGGATCGCTCTTGGTTGTGCTGGTCTATGCTGTTGTCATagaaaaag gcaTTTGTTTTCCAGGTTGGGCTAAAGAAGGGGGGTCCAATGCTGTGCATAAAAAAGGTGTGCCAG ATGTGTCTTCCAACAATGTTTCACTTGAGAGAGTTGTTGAACTTCTTGATTCTTTGGCTTCTGTGTGGAAGCTGCATAAGCCAG CCCAACCTGCAAACAAAGAGGCATTTGGAGACAAAACAAGCCACAATGTGAGAAATGACCAAACGAGCAGCAAGGGCCACCAGAACGTTTCCTTCAGCCATGACCAGCGGAGCTACAAACTGAGCACGGGTCAGCATAATGACTTTCAAGTCCAGGAGAGTGTCAACCAGAACAACACAATGAGCCACAACCCCCAGAGGGAGTCTTTTCAACAAGTCCAGGAGAGTGTCGCCCAGAACAACACAATGAGCCACAACCCCCAGAGGGAGTCCTTTCAACAAGTCCATCAGAGTGTCACCCAGAACAACACAATGAGGGAGTCCTTTCAAGAAGTCCAGAAGAGTGTCAACCAGAACAACACTATGAACCACAACCCCCAGAGGGAGTCCTTTCAACAAGTCCAGCAGAGTGTCACCCATAACAACACTATGAGCCACAACCCCCAGAGGGAGTACTTTCAACAAGTCCAGATGAGTGTCAACCAGAACAACACGATGAGTGAGTCCTTTCAACAAGTCCAGGAGGGTGTCAACCAGAACAACACTATGAGGGAGTCCTTTCAACAAGTCCAGCAGAGTGTCACCCAGAACAACACAATGAGCCACAACCCCCAGAGGGAGTCCATTCAACAAGTCCAGCAGAGTGTcaaccagaacacaatgagccacACCCCCCAGAGGGAGTCCTTTCAACAAGTCCAGCAGAGTGTCACCCAGAACAACACAATGAGCCACATCCCCCAGAGGGAGTCCTTTCAACAAGTCCAGGAGAGTGTCACCCAGAACAACACAATGGCCCACAACCCCCAGAGGGAGTCCTTTCAACAAGTCAGGGAGAGTGTCACCCAGAACAACACAATGGCCCAGAACCCCCAGAAGGAGTCCTTTCAACAAGTCAATCAGAGTGTTACCCAGAACAACACAATGAGCCACAACCCCCAGAGGGAGTCCTTTCAACAAGTCCAGCAGAGTGTCACCCAGAACAACACAATGAGCCACAACCCCCAGAGGGAGTCCTTTCAACAAGTCCAGCAGAGTGTCACCCAGAACAACACAATGAGCCACATCCCCCAGAGGGAGTCCTTTCAACAAGTCCAGGAGAGTGTCACCCAGAACAACACAATGGCCCACAACCCCCAGAGGGAGTCCTTTCAACAAGTCGGGGAGAGTGTCACCCAGAACAACACAATGGCCCAGAACCCCCAGAAGGAGTCCTTTCAACAAGTCAATCAGAGTGTTACCCAGAACACACTGAGCCACAACCCCCAGAGAGAGTCCTTTCAACAAGTCCAGCAGAGTGTCAACCAGAACAACACAATGAGCCACACCCCCCAGAGGGAGTCCTTTCAACAAGTCCAGGAGAGTGTCACCCAGAACACACTGGCCCACAACCCCCAGGAGTCCTTTCAACAAGTCCAGCAGAGTGTCACCCAGaacaacacaatgagcaatAACCCCCAGAGGGAGTCCTTTCAGCAAGTCCAGGAGAGTGTCACCCAGAACAACACAATGAGCCACACCCCCCAGA AGGAGTCCTTTCAACAAGTCCAGGAGAGTGTCACCCAGAACAACACAATGGCCCAGAAGGAGTCCTTTCAACAAGTCCATCAGAGTGTCACCCAGAACAACACAATGAGGGAGTCCTTTCAACAAGTCCATCAGAGTGTCACCCAGAACAACACAATGAGGGAGTCCTTTCAAGAAGTCCAGAAGAGTGTCAACCAGAACAACACTATGAACCACAACCCCCAGAGGGAGTCCTTTCAACAAGTCCAGCAGAGTGTCACCCATAACAACACTATGAGCCACAACCCCCAGAGGGAGTCCTTTCAACAAGTCCAGCAGAGTGTCACCCAGAACAACACAATGAGCCACATCCCCCAGAGGGAGTCCTTTCAACAAGTCCAGCAGAGTGTCACCCAGAACAACACAATGAGCCACATCCCCCAGAGGGAGTCCTTTCAACAAGTCCAGCAGAGTGTCAACCAGAACAACACAATGAGCCACACCCCCCAGAGGGAGTCCTTTCAACAAGTCCAGGAGAGTGTCACCCAGAACACAATGGCCCACAACCCCCAGAAGGAGTCCTTTCAACAAGTCCAGCAGAGTGTCACCCAGAACAACACAATGAGCCACACCCCCCAGAAGGAGTCCTTTCAACAAGTCCAGGAGAGTGTCACCCAGAACAATACAATGGCCCACAACTCCCAGGAGTCCTTTCAGCAAGTCCAGGAGAGTGTCACCCAGAGCAACACAATGGACCACAATCCCCAGAAGGAGTCCTTTCAACAAGTCCAGCAGAGTGTCAACCAGAACAACATGATCAGGGAGTCCTTTCAACAAGTCCAGCAGAGTGTCACCCAGAACAACACAATGAGCCACAACCCCCAGAGGGAGTCCACTCAAGTCCAGGAGCGTGTCAAACAGAACGCAATGAGTCACAACCCTCAGAGGGTGTCCATTCAACAAGTCCAGCAGAGTGTCAACCAGAATGACAGATTGGCTGATGACTCAACAGATGAGGGGTTGATTGTGAATGTTTGA
- the LOC133469152 gene encoding putative uncharacterized protein DDB_G0286901 isoform X2: MAAGSLLVVLVYAVVIEKGICFPGWAKEGGSNAVHKKDVSSNNVSLERVVELLDSLASVWKLHKPAQPANKEAFGDKTSHNVRNDQTSSKGHQNVSFSHDQRSYKLSTGQHNDFQVQESVNQNNTMSHNPQRESFQQVQESVAQNNTMSHNPQRESFQQVHQSVTQNNTMRESFQEVQKSVNQNNTMNHNPQRESFQQVQQSVTHNNTMSHNPQREYFQQVQMSVNQNNTMSESFQQVQEGVNQNNTMRESFQQVQQSVTQNNTMSHNPQRESIQQVQQSVNQNTMSHTPQRESFQQVQQSVTQNNTMSHIPQRESFQQVQESVTQNNTMAHNPQRESFQQVRESVTQNNTMAQNPQKESFQQVNQSVTQNNTMSHNPQRESFQQVQQSVTQNNTMSHNPQRESFQQVQQSVTQNNTMSHIPQRESFQQVQESVTQNNTMAHNPQRESFQQVGESVTQNNTMAQNPQKESFQQVNQSVTQNTLSHNPQRESFQQVQQSVNQNNTMSHTPQRESFQQVQESVTQNTLAHNPQESFQQVQQSVTQNNTMSNNPQRESFQQVQESVTQNNTMSHTPQKESFQQVQESVTQNNTMAHNPQESFQQVQESVTQNNTMAQKESFQQVHQSVTQNNTMRESFQQVHQSVTQNNTMRESFQEVQKSVNQNNTMNHNPQRESFQQVQQSVTHNNTMSHNPQRESFQQVQQSVTQNNTMSHIPQRESFQQVQQSVTQNNTMSHIPQRESFQQVQQSVNQNNTMSHTPQRESFQQVQESVTQNTMAHNPQKESFQQVQQSVTQNNTMSHTPQKESFQQVQESVTQNNTMAHNSQESFQQVQESVTQSNTMDHNPQKESFQQVQQSVNQNNMIRESFQQVQQSVTQNNTMSHNPQRESTQVQERVKQNAMSHNPQRVSIQQVQQSVNQNDRLADDSTDEGLIVNV; the protein is encoded by the exons ATGGCTGCTGGATCGCTCTTGGTTGTGCTGGTCTATGCTGTTGTCATagaaaaag gcaTTTGTTTTCCAGGTTGGGCTAAAGAAGGGGGGTCCAATGCTGTGCATAAAAAAG ATGTGTCTTCCAACAATGTTTCACTTGAGAGAGTTGTTGAACTTCTTGATTCTTTGGCTTCTGTGTGGAAGCTGCATAAGCCAG CCCAACCTGCAAACAAAGAGGCATTTGGAGACAAAACAAGCCACAATGTGAGAAATGACCAAACGAGCAGCAAGGGCCACCAGAACGTTTCCTTCAGCCATGACCAGCGGAGCTACAAACTGAGCACGGGTCAGCATAATGACTTTCAAGTCCAGGAGAGTGTCAACCAGAACAACACAATGAGCCACAACCCCCAGAGGGAGTCTTTTCAACAAGTCCAGGAGAGTGTCGCCCAGAACAACACAATGAGCCACAACCCCCAGAGGGAGTCCTTTCAACAAGTCCATCAGAGTGTCACCCAGAACAACACAATGAGGGAGTCCTTTCAAGAAGTCCAGAAGAGTGTCAACCAGAACAACACTATGAACCACAACCCCCAGAGGGAGTCCTTTCAACAAGTCCAGCAGAGTGTCACCCATAACAACACTATGAGCCACAACCCCCAGAGGGAGTACTTTCAACAAGTCCAGATGAGTGTCAACCAGAACAACACGATGAGTGAGTCCTTTCAACAAGTCCAGGAGGGTGTCAACCAGAACAACACTATGAGGGAGTCCTTTCAACAAGTCCAGCAGAGTGTCACCCAGAACAACACAATGAGCCACAACCCCCAGAGGGAGTCCATTCAACAAGTCCAGCAGAGTGTcaaccagaacacaatgagccacACCCCCCAGAGGGAGTCCTTTCAACAAGTCCAGCAGAGTGTCACCCAGAACAACACAATGAGCCACATCCCCCAGAGGGAGTCCTTTCAACAAGTCCAGGAGAGTGTCACCCAGAACAACACAATGGCCCACAACCCCCAGAGGGAGTCCTTTCAACAAGTCAGGGAGAGTGTCACCCAGAACAACACAATGGCCCAGAACCCCCAGAAGGAGTCCTTTCAACAAGTCAATCAGAGTGTTACCCAGAACAACACAATGAGCCACAACCCCCAGAGGGAGTCCTTTCAACAAGTCCAGCAGAGTGTCACCCAGAACAACACAATGAGCCACAACCCCCAGAGGGAGTCCTTTCAACAAGTCCAGCAGAGTGTCACCCAGAACAACACAATGAGCCACATCCCCCAGAGGGAGTCCTTTCAACAAGTCCAGGAGAGTGTCACCCAGAACAACACAATGGCCCACAACCCCCAGAGGGAGTCCTTTCAACAAGTCGGGGAGAGTGTCACCCAGAACAACACAATGGCCCAGAACCCCCAGAAGGAGTCCTTTCAACAAGTCAATCAGAGTGTTACCCAGAACACACTGAGCCACAACCCCCAGAGAGAGTCCTTTCAACAAGTCCAGCAGAGTGTCAACCAGAACAACACAATGAGCCACACCCCCCAGAGGGAGTCCTTTCAACAAGTCCAGGAGAGTGTCACCCAGAACACACTGGCCCACAACCCCCAGGAGTCCTTTCAACAAGTCCAGCAGAGTGTCACCCAGaacaacacaatgagcaatAACCCCCAGAGGGAGTCCTTTCAGCAAGTCCAGGAGAGTGTCACCCAGAACAACACAATGAGCCACACCCCCCAGAAGGAGTCCTTTCAACAAGTCCAGGAGAGTGTCACCCAGAACAACACAATGGCCCACAACCCCCAGGAGTCCTTTCAACAAGTCCAGGAGAGTGTCACCCAGAACAACACAATGGCCCAGAAGGAGTCCTTTCAACAAGTCCATCAGAGTGTCACCCAGAACAACACAATGAGGGAGTCCTTTCAACAAGTCCATCAGAGTGTCACCCAGAACAACACAATGAGGGAGTCCTTTCAAGAAGTCCAGAAGAGTGTCAACCAGAACAACACTATGAACCACAACCCCCAGAGGGAGTCCTTTCAACAAGTCCAGCAGAGTGTCACCCATAACAACACTATGAGCCACAACCCCCAGAGGGAGTCCTTTCAACAAGTCCAGCAGAGTGTCACCCAGAACAACACAATGAGCCACATCCCCCAGAGGGAGTCCTTTCAACAAGTCCAGCAGAGTGTCACCCAGAACAACACAATGAGCCACATCCCCCAGAGGGAGTCCTTTCAACAAGTCCAGCAGAGTGTCAACCAGAACAACACAATGAGCCACACCCCCCAGAGGGAGTCCTTTCAACAAGTCCAGGAGAGTGTCACCCAGAACACAATGGCCCACAACCCCCAGAAGGAGTCCTTTCAACAAGTCCAGCAGAGTGTCACCCAGAACAACACAATGAGCCACACCCCCCAGAAGGAGTCCTTTCAACAAGTCCAGGAGAGTGTCACCCAGAACAATACAATGGCCCACAACTCCCAGGAGTCCTTTCAGCAAGTCCAGGAGAGTGTCACCCAGAGCAACACAATGGACCACAATCCCCAGAAGGAGTCCTTTCAACAAGTCCAGCAGAGTGTCAACCAGAACAACATGATCAGGGAGTCCTTTCAACAAGTCCAGCAGAGTGTCACCCAGAACAACACAATGAGCCACAACCCCCAGAGGGAGTCCACTCAAGTCCAGGAGCGTGTCAAACAGAACGCAATGAGTCACAACCCTCAGAGGGTGTCCATTCAACAAGTCCAGCAGAGTGTCAACCAGAATGACAGATTGGCTGATGACTCAACAGATGAGGGGTTGATTGTGAATGTTTGA